One stretch of Arachis duranensis cultivar V14167 chromosome 1, aradu.V14167.gnm2.J7QH, whole genome shotgun sequence DNA includes these proteins:
- the LOC107482470 gene encoding uncharacterized protein LOC107482470, whose product MKAKVPKNFKAPDMTPYDGTSDPSHHLSNFRSRMYLTDASDAIRCKAFPTTLTKTVIKWFDSLRPRSIASFDDLAKKFLAKFSIQKEKEKHAPSLLGIKQGDRKSLRSYMERFNKAWLDIQSLPTKAGIMGLVNGLREGPFSHSISKYPTSLKEL is encoded by the coding sequence atgaaagcaAAAGTACCAAAGAACTTCAAAGCTCCCGACATGACCCCGTATGACGGGACATCGGATCCAAGCCATCACcttagcaatttcagaagcagaatgtatcttaCTGATGCCTCAGACGCCattcgatgcaaagccttcccgactacCCTAACGAAGACAGTAATAAAGTGGTTCGATAGTTTGCGTCCAAGATCCATCGCAAGTTTTGACGACCTTGCTAAAAAGTTCCTCGCCAagttctccatccagaaggagaaagaaaaacatgcTCCAAGCTTGTTGGGAattaaacaaggagatcggaAAAGCCTTCgcagctacatggaaagattcaacaaagcatggcTTGACATACAAAGTCTTCCAACAAAAGCGGGCATTATGGGACTCGTCAATGGCCTAAGAGAAGGACCTTTcagccactcaatatccaagTACCCAACATCTCTAAAGGAGCTTTAA